From the Pseudodesulfovibrio indicus genome, the window GAGCCAACGGACGGGACGGCCGAAGGCGAAATCGTAGTTGCCCCAATGCATCTTCTTGGGAAAGGACAGGGACTCGATGCACTTGATGCAGACCGAGGGCAGGATGTCCACGGTCTTGCCGCCGCCCACGGTCTTCTTGGCGGCCAGGTACTCGCCCTTGCCGGTCTCCATCTTGAACAGCGCGGACTCGTCCACGCCCTGTGTCTTGGCGAACCCCTGCCCCGCCTTGGTCAGGTTGCCCGCGTCGTCAAAGGCGATGCGCACCGGCGGGCCGGTGACGGTCTCCTCCTCGGCGCGCTGGGTCAGGGCCAGGGAGGGAACGTGCGCGGTGATCCGGCGCGGGGTGGCGTAGCACTTGACGCCCCCGTTCTCGACCATGGACTCGGCCAACCCTTTGGCAAAGGCTTCCTCAAGCTCCGCCGCCAATTTGGGGACGAAGCGGGCGGGCATTTCCTCGGTTCCGATTTCCAGAATGAATTCGGCCATCTTACTTCTCTTGTGTAGGCGATTGTTCGACGCTGCCGCCGGTTACTTCTTGAGCATGGGATAGCCCATCTCTTCCCGCTGGTCCGCATACAGCCTGGCGATCTTGGAGGCCAGGTTGCGCACGCGCCCGATGTAGGTGGCGCGCTCGGTGATGGATATGGCGCCCCGCGCATCCAGCAGGTTGAAGGAGTGGGAGCACTTCAGGCAGTAGTCGTAGGCGGGCCAGGGCAGCCCCTCCTCGCACAGCTTGAGGCACTCGGCCTCGAACTTGTTGAACAGGTCGAAGAGCATGTCCGCGTTGGACAGCTCGAAATTGTACTTGGACATCTCGACTTCGTTCTGGTGGTAGACGTTCCCGTAGGTGATGGTGTCGTTCCACATGAGGTCGTAAACGGATTCCTTCTCCTGGAGATACATGGAAATGCGCTCCAGACCGTAGGTGATCTCCACGCTGACCGGCTTGAGGTCGATGCCGCCCACCTGCTGGAAGTAGGTGAACTGGGTCACTTCCATGCCGTTGAGCCAGACCTCCCAGCCCAGGCCCCACGCGCCGAGCGTCGGGGATTCCCAGTCGTCCTCCACGAACCGGATGTCGTGGGCCGCGGCGTCGATGCCGATCGCGCGCAGGGAATCGAGATACAGCTCCTGGACGTTGTCCGGGGACGGTTTCAGGATGACCTGGAACTGGTAGTAGTGCTGGAGCCGGTTGGGATTCTCGCCGTACCGGCCATCGGTCGGGCGGCGGGAAGGCTCCACGTAGGCGGTCTTCCACGGCTCCGGGCCGATGACCCGGAAGAAGGTGGAGGGGTTGAACGTCCCCGCGCCGCATTCGATGTCCATGGGCTGGACCACGGCGCAACCGTAATCCGCCCAGAACGCCTGCAATTTCAGTATGACATCCTGAAAGTTCATTCTGTACTCCAACTCATACCTTTTTATACATGCCGCCCTCCCAGGAGAGTCCCAGGTGGTAGGCGACGAAGAGTTCGATCAGCTGCCCGGCCTGACGCCGAACCTCGGCGTCCATGGATACGGCGCACCAGTCCGACGGGCTGCTGTGCTGTATCCAGTCCAGGGCGCGCAGCACCCCGGCGGAAATCGGCCGAGCAAGTCCCTCTAACGGTTTCCCGTCCGAAAGACAAGTCCGGCAGACCACTTGGCCCCGTTCCACGTTGAACCGGTGCCCGTCCGTTCCGGTCAGCGGACGCCCGCAGTTGCCGCAGGACAGGAAGTCGGGCGTATAGCCCATGTCGAAGGCCAGCTTGGCCCGGAAGAGCCAGGGGGTGAAATCGCTGCAACCGCCCCCCTTCTCCAGGGAATGGAGGGTCTCCAGGAGCAGTTCGTAGGCGGGCCTGGCGTCCGAGGGGTCGATCTCGACGGCCTCGACGAACTTGACGCAGTTGACGGCCAGCCCGGTCTGGGACGGGTTCCGGCGCAGTTCTGGAAAATTGTGCAGCAGGGTCCCCTCTTCGAGGACGGTGTAGGTGCCGGTTTTGTTGGTCCCGATGGTGAACAGGACGTGGCTCAGGGGGTCGAGGCAGCCCACGAACCGGCGGCGGGAACGGCTGCCGCCGAAGGCGAAACCGTTGAACACCCCGCGCGAGGGTGTCAGTATCCGGACCCAGAGATCGGCCTCCCGAAAACGTCCGACCTTGAGTACGAGACCTTTTTCGGTGGCGCTCATGCCTGTTCCGATCCGCGCGGCGCGGCTACATCCCGAAGGTCAGGGTCTGGATGTTGCTCTTGTTCGAGTCCAGGGGATACGGCTGGCCGTTGTAGGTCACGGTCACGCCCGCCACGTTGCCGATGCGGATGCGGCGCGGGCTGTTGAACATCAGCCGCAGCGGCTCGCCCTTGCGGAGCACGAAATCGCGGGCCAGCTTGTTCTCCTCGCCCCGCCACACGCCGATCCAGCACCCCTTGTCCGTGGTGGCGCGGATGATCAGCACGTGGGCGTACTTGGCCTCGGCGGGTACGCCCTCCTGGGTGATGGCCGCCTCTTCGTCGGCCCCCTCCTCGGCGGCGGCCGGGGCGGGCTGCGCGGGCGCGGCGGGAACCGGCTTGGTCTCCGCCTTGGCAGCGAGTTTGTCCGCAGACTTTTCCTCGGGCTTGACCTCGGGTGCGGCCTGTTCCGAAGCGGGCAGGCTTTCGGCGGCCTTGTCCTCGGCGGGTTGCTCGCCTTCCACGGCGGGCTGGGCTTCCTGCCCTTCCGGCGCGACCTCGGCCGGCGGTTCGGGCGCAACGGGCGCTTCCTCGGTCCGGACCGCGGGCGCGGGCTGCACCGGCTCCGGGGTCTTGGCCCGGTTCAGGTTCAGGACCAGGATGATCACGGCGCAGCACAAGGCCACGACGATGAGGATGGACGGCCAGACGGAACGCTTGCGCCCGGCGGCCGGTTCGTTGCCCTGAAAGGCCTTCTCCGCGTTGGGGGAGACGTCGTAGGTGATGTCCGTGGATTCCGGCTCGGTGAGACGGAATTCGCGGTCCACGACCATGGAAAGTTCGTCCGGGTCAAGGCCGAGCAGTCGCGCGTAGCTCTTGACGAATCCCTTGGTGTAGACGGGATGCGGCAGGCTGGAGCGGTCGCCGCTCTCCAGGGCGAGCAGGATGACGCGGCTGATCTTGGTGGCCTCCATGACCGTCTTGATGGTCAGCCCCTTTGCCTCACGTTCGCGTTGCAGGGTTTCGCCGAGTTCCTGAAAGTTCATTGGGCTACTCCGTTGTCGGGCTTGAGTGAATCATCCATGTACACGATGACCGAGCTGCGCTTCAACTTTTCGAAATACTCGGTGAACACGGTCTCCCGCTTTTTCTGCATCAGGTCATTATAGATGCCGTCCCGGACTTCCTCCAGGGGGACCATCTTGTCCTCGTCTATCTTCACCGGGGAAAGCAGCGCTTCCCTGCCCTGGATGGTCAGGGGCTGGCCCACGCCGCCCTGCTTGACCCCCTGCAGGGAATCCTTCCATTCCTGGGCCAGGTCGTTCCAGCTGAGTTCGCCGATGGAACCGCCCTGCTCCTTGCCCGGACCGACGCTGTACTTGGTCACGGCCTCGGCAAAGGTGACCTCACCGGACTCGATTTCATCGCGGACCTCGACGGCGGACTTTTCGGGCGGCAGGAGAATGATGGCCAGCTCGACCATCTTGTCCATGGTGTAGTCGCCCTTGCGCGCCTCGTATTCATCCTGGATCTCGGTGTCGGTGACCAGGACCTTGCTGTTGACCATGTGGCCGATGAGTTCCTGCTTCTCCAGGATACCCTTGAGGCGGGTCCGGAACTCCTCCATGGTCAACCCGTCCTCCTTGACCACCTCCTCGAACTCCTCGAGGGTCAGCTCCCGCTCCTTGCGCACCCGCTCGATCTCCTTGTCCATGACCTCGTCGGTCACGTCGATGCCGAACCTGTTCACTTCCTGCTTGATGAGGATGTCGTTGACCAGGTTCTCCAGGGCCTGCTTGCGCAGTCCCTCGAGCTGCTGCTGCTCCTTTGCCGAGAGCTGCCGGTCGCCGATCTTGTCGAGCACCGGCTTCATCTCTTCATCCAGGTCGTACTGGGTGATGATGGAATCGTTTATCTTTACCAGGATGCGGTTGATGACCGTATCGTTCGCCTGCGATGCGGCAGGCCATAGCATGAGCATGGCTCCCATGAGCAAGGAAAGTACTTTAACCACGCATTCTACTCCTTGAAATGGCGGGAGAGAAACCCCTCTCGCCGGAATCGTTGTCGGATTCTAGTCGGTTTGCGCCGAGTATGCAACGAGCGGGCCGATCAGATGCCCGTATCCTCGCCGACCTGATCCAGGGGGATGGTTTCGTCGCCCTGGCCGGGCTCCCCCAGACCGTCGTGCATGCCGCCCTGCTCGGCGTCGGACTCGACGCCCGGTTCCTCGGGCATCACGTCCGGCTCCACCGCCTCGGGTTCGGACTCCCGTCCGTCGGGAAGCATCTCCACGGGCGGCACGTCGTCGCTGTTTTCGGCGGCGTTCAGCAGATGTTCGCTGACCTTGATGTCCGCCGAGGCCAATGCACCGGAAAGCCATTCCTCGAAGGCATGCTGAAGCTTCTTCTCCAACAGCGCTTCCTCGACCAGCGGGTAGGCCTGGGCCGGGGGCAGGACCTTGGCCTCGCTGCGCTCCAGCAGGACCAGGGCCTCGAACCCGAAGCGGTCCGTGAGCACGTCGCTGGCCTGACCCGGCTTGAGCCCGCCCAAAGCGTTGCGCCAGGGGGCGGAGAGCCGCCCTTCCCGGACCACCACCTCGCGGGTCTCGACCTCGCCAAAGGCCGTGGCCAGGTTCACCTGGTCATGGTCCTTGAGGTATTTTTCCACGGCCTTGACCACCAGCTCCCGGCTGGGGCCGCGCACCACGAGAACGCGCAGGCTCTCGGGCAGGTAGAAATCGGAAATATGGTCGCGGTAGTATTTCTCGGCCTCTTTGTAGTCGATCTTGATCTGCGCCCGCAGAACCTGGTGAAAGAACTTCTTCTGGGCCAGGTAGTAGCGCAGTTGGCGGCGCCACGCCTTGAGGTCGATATACTCCTCCACCAGGACCTGGTCGAAGGCGCCCTCCGGGTAGTCCTTGCGCACGGTCTCTTCGGCCTCGCGCAGCTCCTCGTCAGTCACGGCCAGGTCGCGGCGTCCCAGCTCCTGGACCACCAGCTCCTGGACGATGAGGTCCGCCAGGATCTCGCCGTACTCGTTGCGCAGCTTCTCCACGCTGGGGACATAGGTCCCGACGCTGTCCGCCTGGAACTGATCGTGCTGGAACTCCAGCTGGGTCAGGTAGATGGGCTCGCCGTTGACGCGGGCCACTATGCCCATGTCGTCGGAATCGCCGGAGCACGCGCCCAGCAGGAACGCCAGAAGGAGCAGGACCGATATATTGCGTAGCTTGATCATTCGTTACTTGCCTTGTTGCTTTTCCCCGTCGAGCAGCCCTTCCAGGTCGGCCGCGGTGGTTTCCAGGGCCTCGCGCATGGACGGCGCGTCGCCGTAGCGGATCTCCAGCTTGGCCGGAGGCAGGAGCCTGGTCGTCTCGGACCGTTCGCCGACCCAGCCGATGAGCCTTTCCGGGCTGGCCGCGATGGCGTTTTCCTTCCAGGTGATCACGGCCCTGCCGGGATACAGCTCGGCCCTGGCGGCCTGGAGCCGGGACAGGGTCCGCTTGAGCTTGAGCACGCCGAAGAAGGCGTCCAGCTCGTCCGGCAGCGGGCCGAACCGGTCGCGGATCTCGGCCTCGTATTCCCTGAGCTCCATGTCCGAGGAGGCCGAGGACAGCGCCCGGTAATAGCGCAGCCGCTCCCTCGAATCCGGGATGTAGCCGCCGGGGATATGCGCCTCGAACACGAAATTCAATTCCGGGTCCGAGACCCTCGCGTGCTCCTCGCCCCGAATCCGGGCGACCTCCTCCTCCAGCATTTCCAGGAAGAGTTCGAGGCCGACCTTGGCGATCTGGCCAGACTGGGCCTCGCCCAGGATGTTGCCCGCGCCGCGCAGCCGCAGATCCTCCATGGCCACCTTGAAACCTGCCCCCAGATAATCCATGTCCAGAATGATTCGCAAGCGTTTGCGCACGATTTCGGAAATATCCCTGACGGACGGGACCACGAAATAGGCATAGGCCTGGCGCTCGCTGCGCCCCACCCGGCCCCGGAGCTGGTACAGCTGTCCCAGGCCGAAGAGCTGGGCCTGGTCCACGATGAGCGTGTTGGCGTTGGGAAAATCCAGGCCGGATTCCACGATGGAGGTGCACACGAGCACGTCCAGCTCGCCGTGCCAGAAGTCGCGCATGGCCTCTTCCAGCCCCTTCTCGCCCATCTGGCCGTGGGCCATGCCCACCTTGGCGTCCGGGACCAGCCCCTTGACGTAGTCCGCCACGCGGGCCAGCCCGTTGACCCGGTTGTACACCCAGTACACCTGGCCGCCCCGGTCCAGCTCGCGGCGCAGGACCGCCTTCAGCTCCAGGTCCTCGCGCTCCATGATGGCGGTCTCCACGGGCTTGCGGTCCACGGGCGGGGTCTCGATGACGGACAGCCCGCGAATGCCGGACAGGGAGAGTTGCAGGGTCCGGGGGATGGGCGTGGCCGTGAGGGTCAGGACGTCGATATTCTGCCTGAAATGTTTGAGCTTTTCCTTGTGCTTGACGCCGAACCGCTGCTCCTCGTCCAGGATGAGCAGCCCGAGGTTGGGCAGTTCCACGTCCTTGGACAGGATGCGGTGCGTGCCGATGAGGATGTCGATTTCGCCGCGCGCGGCCGCCTCCAGCACGGTCTTCTGGTGCTTGGGCGAGACGAACCGGCTGAGCATGCCCACGCGCACCGGAAAACCCTCCATGCGCCGGGTGAAGGTCTGGTAGTGCTGCTCGGCCAGGACCGTGGTCGGGCAGAGCAAGGCGGTCTGGCGGCCCTCCAGGGCGGCCCGGAACGCGGCGCGCAGGGCGACCTCGGTCTTGCCGAAGCCCACGTCGCCGCAGACCAGCCGGTCCATGGGCTCGGGCTTCTCCATGTCGCGGAACACGTCGTTGACGGCCTTCTCCTGGTCCGGGGTCTCCTCGAACCCGAAGGTGGCCTCGAATTCGGCGTACATGTCGTCCAACGGGCCGTAGCCGTACCCCTTGGCCACCCGGCGGAAGGCGTACATTTCCACCAGCTCATGGGCGATCTTCTCGATGGCCTTGCGGACCTTGGCCGTGGTGTTGGCCCAGCGGCTCCCGCCGAGCTTGTCCAGGGCGGGCGTCCTGCCCCCCTCCGGGCCCTTGAACCGCTGCACGAGGTTGAGCCGGTCCACGGGCAGGTAGAGCTTGTCCTCGCCGGAGAAGAACAGCAGGAGGTAGTCGTTGGCCCCCTCCCCTATGGAAAGATGGTGCAGCCCGCCGAACTGGGACAGCCCGTAGTCGCGGTGGACCAGCAGGTCGCCCTCAGACAGGTCCTCGTAGCGGTCCAGTCCCTTGAACGCCTTGTCGCCGCTCGTCCGCGCCCGGGCGGCTTGGGGCTGGAGGACCTCCTCGCCCAGGACGCGGGTCCGGTTCCAGCCGATCTCCATGCCCTTGCGCAGGGGGGAGACCAGGGCGTAGAGGCCGGGGCGGCCCGGCACGTACTCCAGGGTAACGGGCAGGTTCTCCTGCTCGGTCAGGGTCAGGAACTTGGTCCGCGAGCGCTGGGTGCGGAAACTCAGGATGGTGGTCTCGCCCCCGCTCTGCCACTCCTTGATGCCCGCCATGAGCGCGGCCCAGGGGCGTCGGGACGCCTCCGGCTGCCAGAAGATGTCGGTGAAATCGCTGTACGGGGTCTCGGGCAGGTCCAGGCCGCTCTTTTCGCGGCCGATGGTCAGCTCCTCGAAGACCATCTGACGCGCGGACTGCCACGCCTTGCGCGCCACGTCGTGGGAGCGGATGACGAACCGCTTGGGCAGGGTCACGCCCTTGTCCCGCTCCTCCTCCTTCAGAAAATCGCGCCACGCCTGGTCCCGGTCCTCCAGCCGCGCCCGCAGCGCGCCGCCGGAAGAGAGCAGGAACGAGGCATCGCGGGGCAGGAAGCTCTCCAGCCCCACCGGAGAATCGTAATACAGGCCGGGCCAGATGAAGCCGTCGTTGTTGTCCAGCCGCTCGGACAGGACCTGCTCCTGGGCCGGGGTGATCTCCCCGGTGCGGCGCAGCTTGTCCCACTGGTCCCTGGCCCGGAAGGCCCGGTCCCCGGAGGTGATGCACGGGGCCACGGGCAGGAGCACGGCCTCCTGCAGGTCCGCCTTGGACCGCTGGCTGGCCGGGTCGAAGAGCCGGATCTCCTCCAGCACGTCGCCGAAGAACTCCAGCCGGAGGGGCAGTTCGTAACCCGGCGCGTGGATGTCGAGGATGTCGCCGCGCATGGCCATGTCGCCGGAGTCGGTGACCAGCTTGCGCCGGACGTAACCCCAGGAGACCAGCTGTTCGAGCAGGATGTCCGGGGACATCTCCTCGCCCTTGGTCAGGGTGGCCCAGTTCTCGCGCAGGACGTTCTCGTCCGGCCAATGGGGCAGGAGGTTG encodes:
- the glyQ gene encoding glycine--tRNA ligase subunit alpha, with the translated sequence MNFQDVILKLQAFWADYGCAVVQPMDIECGAGTFNPSTFFRVIGPEPWKTAYVEPSRRPTDGRYGENPNRLQHYYQFQVILKPSPDNVQELYLDSLRAIGIDAAAHDIRFVEDDWESPTLGAWGLGWEVWLNGMEVTQFTYFQQVGGIDLKPVSVEITYGLERISMYLQEKESVYDLMWNDTITYGNVYHQNEVEMSKYNFELSNADMLFDLFNKFEAECLKLCEEGLPWPAYDYCLKCSHSFNLLDARGAISITERATYIGRVRNLASKIARLYADQREEMGYPMLKK
- the recO gene encoding DNA repair protein RecO, coding for MSATEKGLVLKVGRFREADLWVRILTPSRGVFNGFAFGGSRSRRRFVGCLDPLSHVLFTIGTNKTGTYTVLEEGTLLHNFPELRRNPSQTGLAVNCVKFVEAVEIDPSDARPAYELLLETLHSLEKGGGCSDFTPWLFRAKLAFDMGYTPDFLSCGNCGRPLTGTDGHRFNVERGQVVCRTCLSDGKPLEGLARPISAGVLRALDWIQHSSPSDWCAVSMDAEVRRQAGQLIELFVAYHLGLSWEGGMYKKV
- a CDS encoding helix-turn-helix domain-containing protein gives rise to the protein MNFQELGETLQREREAKGLTIKTVMEATKISRVILLALESGDRSSLPHPVYTKGFVKSYARLLGLDPDELSMVVDREFRLTEPESTDITYDVSPNAEKAFQGNEPAAGRKRSVWPSILIVVALCCAVIILVLNLNRAKTPEPVQPAPAVRTEEAPVAPEPPAEVAPEGQEAQPAVEGEQPAEDKAAESLPASEQAAPEVKPEEKSADKLAAKAETKPVPAAPAQPAPAAAEEGADEEAAITQEGVPAEAKYAHVLIIRATTDKGCWIGVWRGEENKLARDFVLRKGEPLRLMFNSPRRIRIGNVAGVTVTYNGQPYPLDSNKSNIQTLTFGM
- a CDS encoding SurA N-terminal domain-containing protein → MVKVLSLLMGAMLMLWPAASQANDTVINRILVKINDSIITQYDLDEEMKPVLDKIGDRQLSAKEQQQLEGLRKQALENLVNDILIKQEVNRFGIDVTDEVMDKEIERVRKERELTLEEFEEVVKEDGLTMEEFRTRLKGILEKQELIGHMVNSKVLVTDTEIQDEYEARKGDYTMDKMVELAIILLPPEKSAVEVRDEIESGEVTFAEAVTKYSVGPGKEQGGSIGELSWNDLAQEWKDSLQGVKQGGVGQPLTIQGREALLSPVKIDEDKMVPLEEVRDGIYNDLMQKKRETVFTEYFEKLKRSSVIVYMDDSLKPDNGVAQ
- a CDS encoding peptidylprolyl isomerase, which produces MIKLRNISVLLLLAFLLGACSGDSDDMGIVARVNGEPIYLTQLEFQHDQFQADSVGTYVPSVEKLRNEYGEILADLIVQELVVQELGRRDLAVTDEELREAEETVRKDYPEGAFDQVLVEEYIDLKAWRRQLRYYLAQKKFFHQVLRAQIKIDYKEAEKYYRDHISDFYLPESLRVLVVRGPSRELVVKAVEKYLKDHDQVNLATAFGEVETREVVVREGRLSAPWRNALGGLKPGQASDVLTDRFGFEALVLLERSEAKVLPPAQAYPLVEEALLEKKLQHAFEEWLSGALASADIKVSEHLLNAAENSDDVPPVEMLPDGRESEPEAVEPDVMPEEPGVESDAEQGGMHDGLGEPGQGDETIPLDQVGEDTGI
- the mfd gene encoding transcription-repair coupling factor; this encodes MKGTVDSVRVFKSGPGSQALLAVSLLAEGRDVVVVVPGVTEYREMQALLTLFSVGKLGGLEQPSWEREWIFLPPYLSRTPEPQGWGERWAALYGLVYRDGPRGVLMTADNLLPHWPDENVLRENWATLTKGEEMSPDILLEQLVSWGYVRRKLVTDSGDMAMRGDILDIHAPGYELPLRLEFFGDVLEEIRLFDPASQRSKADLQEAVLLPVAPCITSGDRAFRARDQWDKLRRTGEITPAQEQVLSERLDNNDGFIWPGLYYDSPVGLESFLPRDASFLLSSGGALRARLEDRDQAWRDFLKEEERDKGVTLPKRFVIRSHDVARKAWQSARQMVFEELTIGREKSGLDLPETPYSDFTDIFWQPEASRRPWAALMAGIKEWQSGGETTILSFRTQRSRTKFLTLTEQENLPVTLEYVPGRPGLYALVSPLRKGMEIGWNRTRVLGEEVLQPQAARARTSGDKAFKGLDRYEDLSEGDLLVHRDYGLSQFGGLHHLSIGEGANDYLLLFFSGEDKLYLPVDRLNLVQRFKGPEGGRTPALDKLGGSRWANTTAKVRKAIEKIAHELVEMYAFRRVAKGYGYGPLDDMYAEFEATFGFEETPDQEKAVNDVFRDMEKPEPMDRLVCGDVGFGKTEVALRAAFRAALEGRQTALLCPTTVLAEQHYQTFTRRMEGFPVRVGMLSRFVSPKHQKTVLEAAARGEIDILIGTHRILSKDVELPNLGLLILDEEQRFGVKHKEKLKHFRQNIDVLTLTATPIPRTLQLSLSGIRGLSVIETPPVDRKPVETAIMEREDLELKAVLRRELDRGGQVYWVYNRVNGLARVADYVKGLVPDAKVGMAHGQMGEKGLEEAMRDFWHGELDVLVCTSIVESGLDFPNANTLIVDQAQLFGLGQLYQLRGRVGRSERQAYAYFVVPSVRDISEIVRKRLRIILDMDYLGAGFKVAMEDLRLRGAGNILGEAQSGQIAKVGLELFLEMLEEEVARIRGEEHARVSDPELNFVFEAHIPGGYIPDSRERLRYYRALSSASSDMELREYEAEIRDRFGPLPDELDAFFGVLKLKRTLSRLQAARAELYPGRAVITWKENAIAASPERLIGWVGERSETTRLLPPAKLEIRYGDAPSMREALETTAADLEGLLDGEKQQGK